Sequence from the Brevundimonas sp. SGAir0440 genome:
GATCATAGTCGGCCAGGATCGCCTCGGCCTCGCCCGCCGCGCGCGGTCCCACGCTGCCGGACAGCGGATTGACCAGCATCACGACATGCCGGATCTGGGAGCGGATGGACGGCGCGCAGCGCACGTCTGTTTCGGGCGTATCGGGAGCAGCGACATCTATCATGGCGGCCGAACGCCCCGCAGACGCCGTCGTTCCGCCCAAGCGTCACCATAGTTGCCGATGCAGTCTCTCGATGCGGAACCTATGCCGCGAGGACACGTTTGCTGCCCACAGGGGCCAACACCCAGGGACAAAGGAATTCATCATGAAAAAGGCGATTATCGCGATTGCCGGCGCCGGCCTGCTGGCTTCGGCCTGCGCCAGCGACCCGTACGGCTATAACAACGGCTCGAACGAAACCGTTCGCCAGGGCGCCATCGGCGCCGGCCTGGGCTCCGTCGCCGGCGCCATCATCGGTAACAACGTCGGCGGCGGCAACGCTGCGACCGGCGCCCTGATCGGCGGCGCCCTGGGCGGCACCGCCGGCGCCATCCGCGGCTCGAACCAGGACCGCAACAACCAGCAGCGTTATCGCGACAGCCAAGGTCGCTACTACTACTGCTACGACAACCGTCAGGACGAGTGCTACTGGGACAACGGTCAGCGCCGTTATTGATCGGTGATCAAATGCCGGTCGCGCAGATTTGCGACCGGCGTTAGGTTGAGGGGGCGGCCTGTCGGACGATGGGCCGCCTCTTTTGCGTAATGGGCCGGCCGAGCCGGAGGAGGGCTGAGATGAAGCGATCGATGGGTCTGGCTGTGGCGGCCGTGGGCGTGCTGGTGGCGTGCGCGCCGATGCCCAAGCGCGAGGCGCTGGTGGTGGGCGAATCTCTGTGCGCGCCGGGGCGTTTCGATATCTACTTCCTGGAGAACCAGGCGCGGCTGACCGAGCCGGCGGC
This genomic interval carries:
- a CDS encoding glycine zipper domain-containing protein, translating into MKKAIIAIAGAGLLASACASDPYGYNNGSNETVRQGAIGAGLGSVAGAIIGNNVGGGNAATGALIGGALGGTAGAIRGSNQDRNNQQRYRDSQGRYYYCYDNRQDECYWDNGQRRY